The Triticum aestivum cultivar Chinese Spring chromosome 5A, IWGSC CS RefSeq v2.1, whole genome shotgun sequence genomic sequence tcctcctcataatcttcgcgagtttccctgagttcttcttcaagctccgtgatcctggtcatcgccttcttcaaatctatcatgcctacgcacatctggttctcctggcggcgaatatgctggtttaactcctggatggaagctgcaatggatctatccttcctggtgttgatcatctcccattgctcatctcggcgcccacaaatctggtagatagtatccttgagatccttgtggtaaacttctccaatgcgtcccatggtgatgtgagctgccatactctttcctagactccaggttggtgcatcgaaagaaaactctatgggctcagtgactagtgtgaatgtccttcccggaacttgaacttgaatcatccagcgctcctcttctggtaaagtggcattgtaagtcccggtgaaacttgatattccaatgttcaagtacctagtgacttccttcaagtgtcttccAAAGGGggcgtcttcatccggttgcgcaaacttgttccttgcgtccgccatcctaaagagtagaaaaaggagaggagttagaaatgagaagagaatagtgatctagggctttagcttagtggtcgtgtcctacagtcagcgtgtgctctgataccatctttgtagcgaccagacctcaaacaatctgatctctgtgtataagtgtcatccctggatcggtaatgctgacacacacagtacttgaaggatttataacagagtggcaatcacacacttattacatcgaatgtctcaaaagagaacttattacaataaatatggcttaaggccatctaatacgataacagcggaaggcttggaagataaagtgagttcatcaactccaatgacatcactgagtgaaagaccacgacctaaggctccttactcattgtctgaaaagtctgcaacatgatacgttgcagcccgaaaaatgggtcagcacatagaatatgttgGCAAGATAACACAAGAGATTATTGAACAATgtatagctatcactacatgcatatatggtttggtggaggctgtaaggttaaaggttttgcgaaaagccaatttttccctactgcaaaggaataaattttatttaactatcatggtggtagttaaacattgagaaggttcacccaactcaatcccaattaaaaagtaatcatcattaaacccaatcaaattatattaagagtgatgagatccacatgataatccaagaactagatactcaagatgtccataaccggggacacggctaaccatggttagtttatacactctgcagaggtttgtgcacttttccccacaagactcaatctcctctgttggagttctcgcactacatggtgtttgagaaacggatgaccgaaacatagtctttccgaagaggtccccttaaccgatagataggccggtacacctacaatcccctacatctgctagcccatcatggaaaggtttcccacaacttactcaactatgccagagcccataatggcatgtggctgcacatggaagtttccagtatgaataatcttatgatccctttgagcctgggtggcggtccataggagaatcacacggtacctcgggatttccaaaaatacaggcaatcactgggttccccaggtgcctcaatccacccagatgtgtattaaagttgccaccttaagtaaccaTTAATttagcaatctcacatctgtcatgaatacactcaaacccaatccacgtctacaagcatagcatagcaatataagcaacgtagaagtaactcccagggtttgataataaacaggtgaataggtactacctcacctacttcccaaacccacaatttaattcagaccctaaccatgcaatgtttgagggttgatctaatgcaatgaaaactgggtagtaagaggtatgatcaaagtgttacttgtcttgccgatgatccgcgaaacctagagactcgatgtagcacgcttcgcactccgggtaatctattacaaacaaacaagcatacaataagcaatcaagcaaacgcACGGGTAAAACGCAAATAAGAGATCTaatcagaaagttcaacttaagaactccggtttgcaaaaagaatcaaatcaaacgaagcaacaaaactcaaacagcgagtgaaacaagcttcgtttactaatttgaactaaggtcaaattttacagtagagaaaacttgtttaagttggttaaacaaaaaagggtttcgagacgaaactctaggcgcttgaatcgcctgattccgataaacgagcgaaaagttatactagaacgaaaatcggatcaggaatcgcgatcgaaaatgatcgcggaaaatccgagaaaaagaaaaactgacgaacaggctaacgaacgaactcgctgtctgcggctaaacggtgaaaaccgttcgtaaaAATGAACGAAAAAacggcgttcgctaaataactaaaccgaaaaaataaaaccGTACCGAAACTCataaaaacggatctagggtttcgaagaaaaaccaaacggtttttctcACGAAAAACCGAGACGGCTGCCTCGGGTCCGATGGGGTCcgatggcggcggcgggctccggtgcGGCGGCGCGGCAATGGCGAGGCGGGCTCCTGTGCGGCGacgcggcagcggcgaggcggcgggcggtgcggcggcggtggagctgcgcgcgaggcgaggcggcggcgcggcggatcgggcggcggcgcggctagggtttcgggtgggctggcggcggctggGGGCTTGGGGTCTCGGTCTTTAAAGGCCGGCCCAAGAGAGTCTTGGCCGAATACGGCCCTAaatcggttgacttttttttaaataattttgacgtgcagaaaaagaaagaaaaaaaatactaaacgaactccaaaaaccccaaaataaattttcctcgtcctCCAAAAAtttgccggacaaggtgaacatttatttgggcctaaaatgcaattttgaaaaacacatatttttcctaattcaaataaaatagcgacaaaattcagaataaaaatcttatttgattttaatattaaatatctgatattttttattttgaggaagtcattttatcctctctcttttacttttaataaaagaaatatttcagagaaaaataattaaaatcaaactatcctcttttcataatttgagaaaaactcaaatatgaaaataacgaaatccccaactctcttcgtaggtccttgagttgcgtggaatttttaggattaaccataatgcaataaaacatgctatgcaatgatgatctaatgtataacatttcaaattaaaaatttgggatgttacaggaagCAATTTTTCGGAAGAAGTAGCGGGAGAGATAATTGATATGTTCACCAAAAACTGTCTCCACGACGCTTGGCGACAGAGCGAGGAGATGCGGTCTTCTCACAGGTCATGATTGGCCCGCGAGATCTTTATAGTGGTGGGGTTCGTCGGCATGGTGATGACCACCCAACTGGTGTTTTTTTTCCTCTGGGTTCGCCTCCGTCTCGGAGTTGTGGTTGCGCCCTCATTTGGTTGCTACACGGCGACCTTCGAGGCAAGGTTGCTTCGACCTCTCTCTCCTACGACGATATAACCGGATAGATTACTAATTGCAACGCATAATTTTTGTTTGATTAGCATAATTAGCGCATAACCAGGCATGAATGTCCCTTCATTATAAGGGTTTATTCTCTTCAACTATTTTTGTGCTCACGTGCCCATAATTTTTATTAATtagagcaaaaccaacatattctcttttattagCACGTGCCCACATTTTTTCAATTATAGGCTATAGCCAACCATCATATTTTCTTTTATTGGCATGTGCAAGTTACCTTTGGCAATAATTTGTGGAGTACCGCATTCTGCACATGATTCTCGAGACAACTTCCTTATTCTCACACAACCTTTTTATTTCCAGACAACTTAGGGACATTTAAAAACTGGTGTGATTTAATATAAATTTCCAAATTGCAAGCTAGCTGAGTTGGCTTTGTTTGTCGGCACAAGGAAAGTTCATAGTTCAATTCCCTCGCGCCCTTAATTTTTTGCTGCTTGTCAGTGTTATAGAAAAAGAAATGTGTGGTAGGCCCAGTTCGGCCCACCTGGGGGATAAATGAAAAAAAGGGAACTACGCGTGGAATGGACGGAACAAAATCGATACGTGTATTTTTGCTTTTCTTGGATGGACGGAACAAAATTGATACGTATATTTTTGCTTTTCTTGGGACAGCTGTGTGGGAGTTTCTATATGACGTTAGTTGCGTCAAATAGAGCGTGGGATGCACAACTGATCGCATCTAGGTGACCTGTGTTTGCAAGGCACGAGTAATAATCCAGAAAAACGACGGGTTGAACGTTCGAACACATGACCTTAAAGACTCGATCACGTACTGTCAGCCAAGGCAACAAACACGTACTGCTAACCAATGGCCAGCGCGAATATTTAAAAACATACTGCAACGTCAGATAGAaaacatttttaatttttttatatataaattgtTAAATATTCTAGgaaaagtgaacatttttttgaaattatgaaacATGTTTTTAATATTCCATCCATTTTGAAaacaaaacatgaacaaaatttgaaacagaaTCATTTTCGGAAGACATGAACCTGTtatgaaaacacaaacattttttgaacttgtGACAGACTTTTGAAAagggaacatgttttgaacattcagaACAATTTTATAAAATGTACTTTTAAACGCAAATATTATtttcaatttgtgaacattttactaaaacaagaatatttttcgaattttgAAATTTTTTAGAAATGTTTTTTTAAATCCCAAACAACTTTGGAAAACACAAATAGTTTTTGGAAAACAATTGAATATGTCCTGAATTTcgaaaaagaatcagaattagaaaaaaaatcctcaaaaaaatCAAATATTCTGGTATTTTTAGAAAAATGATAAAAACATCAAAttctgaactttttttgaaaagttttaattACGAAATAAGGTAAATATAAAAATAAATTCAGAAGGAAAAACGAAACGGGCAGGCACGGTTTTGGGCACCCTGTGCGACTCTGACTATCTGCCGTATAGGGCAACAAATAGAGTTTTTGCCGCTTCTTGAGCAGGCAAATTAGTGGGCTGGTTTGGCTGGGCCACAACGTGTGCGGCCTAGTACGAAAATCTGGATTGCTAAATTAAAAAACAGATGAACGCACAAAAATTTAGTTCCACCCCGGATAGAAAAAATAAATTTtgatggtgaacggatgaaaaaaatcGGAGatacgcaccttgctttattactAGAGACATAGATATAGACACCGTGTTTTTGTTTGCTATCATTTTTGTGTATCATTTTTTTGTAATTAATGATTAATGAAAAAGAGTTACAATAAGGGTTTAACCCTAGTGTTTTTGCTCAAAAGTATATTATTTTATCTATCCTTAGTCGCAACCACACCATTCGATCCACAAGACTTCGTTTATGCGCGGCACACACCCGACCCAATTGCACATCCACCTTCGGCATCCCATCTTTTTCGAATGACCAACTTCTATAAGTCCACTATCGCACACCAACTTTTCTATTAATTTGTAAAAAAATGTATTTCTTCGGTATTTTCAAAATTCTGTATATTTTCTAAATTTGTAGTTTTTGGAAAATTCTTGTTTGTTTTGAATTTATCTACATATTTTAAAATTTGCAAACAATAAAATTTGTGAATAGTTTTTCAAATTCACTTTTCatatagatttttatttattttagtaaGAATGGAATGAATGATCATCCATTTAGCGGCTAATTTATCTCTCGCCATTTCTTTTCTCTCCATTTCCCTTTTATTTTCCATTGAAGTCAACGTTTTTTTGTGCAATTTTTTTGTGAGACTTTTTTTTCTTCAGTTGTAACTTCACCAACTTGCAATTGGGACCAACCAATTTGTCCCGCTCAACCGCAAGTTCACTAATTTTTTTatgagaaaactttcaatctattcatcttcaatcatgtcaatacaacgaacaccagaataataaaaattacatctaggtccgtagaccacctagcgacaactacaagcgctgaagcgagccgaaggcgccgtcgtcatcgcccctccctcgtcggagccgcgcaaaacttgttgtattagacagtcgggaagtcgtcgtgctaaggccccataggaccagcgcagcagaacagcaaccgccgcctatgaagagtagcgtagatcagaaggattcaacctgaagaaacacaaacgtagacgaactacaaccagatccaagcaaatccaccgacgatagatctgccggagacacacctccacacgcccatcgaTGATGCTAGACACATCACCAGAACGGGGGCTAGGCGAGGAAgaccttattccatctttaggGAGCCGGCGCCGCCGTAGTCTCGTCTTCCTAagaaggacacaaaccctaacgaAACTTGAAGAAACATctaaaacggagccctcccgccggcaagggccgggatccaccacgCCACCATGGTCCTAAGGCCACCAGAGACGAGatggaccggcggcggcgccgacggaAGAAAAAGGAACCCTAAGTTTTTCTTGGGAAGGAGGCTTTTTGTCTGAATACCTTTTATGCAAGTCCACTAATTTTTAACTGGGCTAGTTATAAGTCCACCCTTGATTTGCAGCTAGACTCAATGTTTCTTTTGGTTTCGCAACTGACTCCAACTCTTTTTTGCATAAAGTCCACCCTTAACTTGCAATTGTAATTTTTTTTGCCTCAGTTGCATGTCTACCATCGACTCGAAGTTAGGGGTTGACTTTTCTCGGTTGCAAGTCAACCGTCATCTCACGACTTAGTCTGACCCTTTTTTTATCTCAGTCAAGTCAACCATCGACACGCACCCGAGACCGTCTTTTTTTATTCTGGTTGTCTACTATAACAAGTTTGGCTCGACCTTCGTGAGGGAGGGCGATGAGGCCGACGCGCCTTCGGCTAACTCCAGTGCTTGTAGTCtccgctaggtggtctatgaacaGGGTCACATGGATGTAATTTTTGTATTCCtgtgttctttgtactgccataACATTAATATTAATAGATCGAATCTTTTCTCGCAAAAGAAAGGAATAAAACTTATACATGTAAAAACAGGCATAAATTTCACTAAATGGGTAAGCTGACGAAATCCTTATTAAATGGGGTAACTGATGTTTCATGTGTCAAACTACGCGTATGGGTAccctgcaaaataaaataaaaactacgCGTATACGGGTAAAAAATGAAGTTGACTCGCCACTGCGccaagatttttttttttttgagggtacCACTGCGCCAAGATTGAAGTAAACTTTATTCTAGCTCCCTGTGGCGCGGCGCCAGCATAGTGCTCAGTTCCGTGGGAGGCAAGTAGCATGATCTTTAGAAAATGAAGGTTCCGTGAGTGGCACGAATGCATATGCTCCAAATCGCATCGCTTGAGTGTATTAAACCGTCAGCAGCTCGTTTTATGCTGCTCACTGACTCAGTTTATCAGACCCATTCGTGTCTCGAGGATTCATTCCCGTCAAGAAGTGCATCCGAGTTCCGGGTCAATGGCTGGCCGCCGGCGACGACAGCGCAGCAAGAACAAGCACAAGACAGCGTCGAGGAGCGACATCCCGTCAGGGCCAACGACCGTCCACCAAGTCCCCGACCACCTCCTCGAGCTCGTGCTCCTCCGGGTTGGCTCTTCCGTCGCCCTCGTCCGAGCCGCCTTCACCTGCAAGCGCTGGCGCCGCCTCGTCGCGGACACCGCATTCCTGGCCCGGTTCCGCTCCCTCCACGCAGCCCACGTCGCCGGTCACTACCACGTCGTCGACCGGCCCTACCGCGAGAAGCTGCCGCCCGACGGGAACAACCAGAACCAGGTGTTCGTGCCAGACCCCTCGGCTGCCGACGCCATCGACAGACGCCACTTCTCCCTCGATTTCCTCCCGGAATGCGATGACTCCTCGTCCTGGGAGCTCGCCGACAGCCGCGGCAGCCTCCTTCTCTTTTACAGGGCGAGAACAAACTGGACGGGGCGGCTTCGCTTCCCGGACCTCGTCGTCTGCGAGCCGCTCTCGCGGCGGTACCAGGGGATCGCCTACCCGCCGGCGATGCGTCTCCACCTGTGCTTCGGCGCGTTCCTGCTCGACGGTGGCGCCGTCGACGAGACGGGTGGCTGCATCGGCATGTCAAACTTCCGGGTGATCGTCGCGGTCTACGAATACGTCGCGCATGCCCGTGCCGCACCCCGGGCCTGCGTGTTCTCCTCGGGCGCCGACGGCGGTTGGAGCTTGAGGCAGCGCGCggccggcagcggcagcggcggcgtccCCCTCTCGTGGTTTGGCTTGATCAATTTTGTAGGGCGCACGCGCTGGTCGCTATACTGGACGATGGAGCGCGACGGCGCCGTGCTCTCTCTCGACGAGTCCACCCTGGAGTTCTCGCTCGCCATGTTCCCGGATGCCGTCGTGGGGTGGCGGGACGAGTTGTCCACCTTCTGGGTCatcggcggcgaggacggcgcgGTGCGCGTCGTCCGCATGATCAACAGAGACCTCACGGTCTTTGCGCAGCTCCAGGGCGGCGGCGAGTGGGTGACGGAGAAGGTCGTGAGGCTGCGGCCGGCCGACATTGTCGCGGCCAACGAGAGGTATGTCCTCTTGACGCCGAGGGGGCAGACCTGCCTTTTCTCCGTC encodes the following:
- the LOC123106961 gene encoding uncharacterized protein, which translates into the protein MAGRRRRQRSKNKHKTASRSDIPSGPTTVHQVPDHLLELVLLRVGSSVALVRAAFTCKRWRRLVADTAFLARFRSLHAAHVAGHYHVVDRPYREKLPPDGNNQNQVFVPDPSAADAIDRRHFSLDFLPECDDSSSWELADSRGSLLLFYRARTNWTGRLRFPDLVVCEPLSRRYQGIAYPPAMRLHLCFGAFLLDGGAVDETGGCIGMSNFRVIVAVYEYVAHARAAPRACVFSSGADGGWSLRQRAAGSGSGGVPLSWFGLINFVGRTRWSLYWTMERDGAVLSLDESTLEFSLAMFPDAVVGWRDELSTFWVIGGEDGAVRVVRMINRDLTVFAQLQGGGEWVTEKVVRLRPADIVAANERYVLLTPRGQTCLFSVELDTLQAESTHERNRYAGAAYPYELPWPPVLQACCAADDTRRRRYR